In Chryseobacterium lactis, a single genomic region encodes these proteins:
- a CDS encoding TonB-dependent receptor plug domain-containing protein — protein MKIKYISIILIGISSLSYAQQIKDTLAKESKIDEVAITGSRNKKRTVVNTPVPIDIIDIKQVSQATGQVEVNQLLQFSAPSFNSNKQSGSDGADAVDPATLRGLGPDQTLLLLNGKRYHQSSLINLFGTKGRGNTGYDMNTIPIGAIKRVEVLRDGASAQYGSDAIAGVINVILNDRDKGFEGNAFYGMNLFKSPGNNDVVSDHKVDGMTFDFSGNLGTKIGTKGGFGNFTVEFINKDYAIRNANPDIYNNPQPAPRQRFGDAKAQNVYFFGNIELPLSDGLKFYSRQGFSHRNTKAYAWTRTVDADGNIPEIYPAGFNPIENTNISDFTFDNGLKFKVANWEVDFYNAFGNNRFTYNINNTINATLGVKSPTSFNAGGHSLLQNTTGFNAVRQFSVLQGLNIAFGSEFRYEKFNIIKGEEASYSMYDINGNIVTSSTPESQLVTNPLSGAVRPGGSQGFPGYSTDIGKNRNNFAAYVDTELDITKNWMISVAGRFENYNDFGSTLNGKFATRYAITPQFAFRGSVSTGFRAPSLAQKYYSQQFTNFQGGKLVTIQLASNDSDLASRVGISQLKQETSVNGSAGFTFNTAKFTATIDGYYINVKNRIVLTGNFSRDDLPLDVQADYPYIDQAQFFSNAINTRTKGIDLILSYTESLGSGKLTATLAGNYNDMEITKVNTSKQLEGKENIYLSARERAFILASAPKTKVNLNLNYKINKFNVNLQMVRFDKVTLIGYDDLEQVYNPKVTTDLSFGYEFSRNLNLTLGSKNVFNRYPTLQSAHVTTGNTEGGGIFDPVQMGFAGRQVFARLNFKF, from the coding sequence ATGAAAATAAAATACATCAGCATTATTTTAATTGGTATCTCTTCTCTGTCGTATGCCCAGCAAATAAAAGATACACTAGCCAAAGAATCAAAAATAGACGAAGTAGCCATTACCGGAAGCCGGAATAAAAAAAGAACAGTTGTCAACACCCCTGTTCCTATTGATATTATCGACATCAAGCAGGTAAGTCAGGCCACAGGACAAGTGGAAGTTAACCAATTATTACAGTTTTCTGCTCCTTCTTTTAATTCCAATAAACAGTCAGGGTCAGATGGTGCTGATGCAGTAGATCCGGCTACGTTAAGAGGTTTGGGACCGGATCAGACCTTACTTCTTTTAAATGGAAAACGATATCACCAATCTTCATTAATTAATCTTTTCGGAACAAAGGGAAGAGGAAATACAGGGTATGACATGAATACCATTCCTATCGGAGCGATCAAAAGAGTGGAAGTTCTTCGCGACGGAGCTTCCGCACAATATGGATCTGATGCCATAGCTGGGGTTATCAACGTAATTCTTAATGATCGTGACAAAGGTTTTGAAGGCAATGCATTTTATGGGATGAATCTTTTTAAAAGCCCCGGAAATAATGACGTTGTATCCGATCACAAAGTCGACGGTATGACGTTTGATTTCAGTGGAAATCTGGGAACAAAGATCGGAACTAAAGGAGGTTTCGGAAACTTTACTGTAGAGTTTATTAATAAAGACTACGCCATAAGAAATGCAAATCCGGATATTTATAACAATCCACAGCCTGCACCAAGACAGCGTTTTGGAGATGCAAAAGCACAAAATGTCTATTTTTTTGGTAATATTGAGCTTCCATTGTCAGACGGTTTGAAATTCTATTCCCGTCAGGGCTTTTCTCATAGAAATACGAAAGCTTATGCATGGACGAGGACTGTTGATGCAGACGGAAACATTCCTGAAATATATCCGGCAGGATTCAATCCTATTGAAAATACTAATATTTCAGATTTTACCTTTGACAACGGCTTAAAATTTAAAGTAGCTAATTGGGAGGTAGATTTTTATAATGCATTCGGAAACAACAGATTTACTTATAATATTAATAATACGATCAATGCCACTCTAGGGGTAAAATCGCCCACAAGCTTCAATGCGGGAGGACATTCTTTATTACAGAATACGACAGGTTTTAACGCCGTAAGGCAGTTCAGCGTATTGCAAGGACTTAATATTGCTTTCGGATCTGAATTCAGATATGAAAAGTTTAACATCATTAAAGGAGAAGAAGCTTCTTATTCCATGTACGATATCAATGGAAACATTGTAACAAGCAGCACTCCAGAAAGTCAACTGGTAACAAACCCTTTAAGCGGCGCTGTAAGACCGGGTGGATCGCAGGGATTTCCAGGCTATTCTACCGATATTGGCAAAAACAGGAATAATTTTGCCGCTTATGTAGATACGGAACTTGATATTACTAAAAACTGGATGATCAGTGTCGCAGGAAGATTTGAAAATTATAATGACTTTGGAAGCACTTTGAACGGAAAATTTGCAACCAGATACGCCATTACACCACAGTTTGCTTTTCGTGGCTCAGTTTCTACAGGCTTCAGAGCTCCCTCATTAGCACAGAAATATTATAGTCAGCAGTTTACTAATTTTCAGGGAGGAAAACTGGTAACCATTCAATTGGCATCCAATGACAGTGATTTGGCAAGCAGAGTCGGTATTTCTCAACTCAAACAGGAAACATCTGTAAATGGAAGTGCTGGTTTTACTTTTAATACAGCTAAATTTACAGCAACAATTGATGGGTATTATATCAATGTAAAGAACAGAATCGTTCTTACAGGAAATTTTTCAAGAGATGACCTTCCTTTAGATGTTCAGGCCGATTATCCGTATATCGATCAGGCACAGTTTTTCTCTAATGCAATCAACACACGAACAAAGGGAATTGACCTTATATTAAGCTATACTGAAAGTCTTGGATCCGGAAAACTGACTGCCACTCTAGCCGGGAACTATAACGATATGGAGATTACAAAAGTTAATACTTCAAAGCAGCTTGAGGGGAAAGAAAACATTTATTTAAGTGCAAGAGAAAGAGCTTTTATTTTGGCTTCTGCTCCGAAAACAAAGGTTAATTTAAACCTCAACTACAAAATCAACAAATTCAATGTTAACCTGCAAATGGTGAGGTTTGATAAGGTAACCTTGATCGGGTATGATGATTTAGAACAGGTATACAATCCTAAAGTAACGACCGATCTATCTTTTGGATATGAATTTTCCAGGAACCTAAATCTGACTTTGGGAAGTAAAAATGTGTTTAACAGATATCCTACACTGCAAAGTGCTCACGTAACTACGGGAAATACAGAGGGAGGAGGTATTTTTGATCCTGTGCAAATGGGATTTGCCGGAAGACAGGTTTTTGCAAGACTTAATTTTAAGTTTTAG
- a CDS encoding BlaI/MecI/CopY family transcriptional regulator has translation MKEIKLTDSEKVLMDILWEKKNIFMKDILEAYPEPKPAATTIATLLKRMQNKDLVGYKLYGNSREYYPKVEKGEYFKEEMTSMIDRFFNSSVTQFASFFTSNAKLSQKQLKELRDIIDDQIKE, from the coding sequence ATGAAAGAGATTAAACTAACTGATTCGGAGAAAGTTCTTATGGACATCCTTTGGGAGAAAAAAAACATCTTCATGAAGGACATTCTGGAAGCTTATCCCGAACCCAAACCTGCTGCAACCACAATTGCAACGCTCCTTAAAAGGATGCAGAACAAGGATCTGGTAGGTTATAAATTATATGGAAATTCCCGTGAATACTATCCAAAAGTGGAGAAAGGGGAATATTTCAAGGAAGAAATGACTTCCATGATTGACCGTTTTTTTAATAGTTCTGTTACGCAATTTGCGTCATTTTTTACATCGAACGCAAAACTTAGCCAGAAACAATTGAAAGAACTTAGAGATATTATTGATGATCAGATAAAGGAATAA
- a CDS encoding DUF3820 family protein: MEGLNPEILKEICLVKMPFGKYEGTILADLPISYLEWFNRSGMPKGKLGMQLSTVYEIKLNGLTDLLIPIKASVRNERLKKGV, from the coding sequence GTGGAAGGACTCAATCCGGAAATATTAAAAGAAATTTGTTTAGTGAAAATGCCCTTTGGAAAGTACGAAGGTACCATTCTCGCTGATCTCCCCATAAGTTACCTGGAATGGTTTAATCGAAGCGGAATGCCCAAAGGAAAACTGGGAATGCAGCTTTCAACCGTTTACGAAATAAAATTAAATGGATTGACCGATCTTTTGATTCCAATCAAGGCTTCGGTAAGGAATGAAAGGTTAAAAAAAGGGGTATAA
- a CDS encoding PQQ-dependent sugar dehydrogenase has product MKINQFYVPLLSVFLLLSSCKENHANAQQTGNDGSVETDNPNSNYKPAFKGQTRIKAVKTATPYTVEIINKDLGRPWGIINLPDGRFLITDKNGFMNVVSKDGKQVSKVDGFPKVDSKGQGGMLDVALDPDFQTNNIIYFSFSEPFGKGNLTSVAKGKLSADLKNISGIKVIFRAEPSYDGDKHYGSRLAFDKEGYLFVSTGERSDKVTRVYAQKTDNYLGKIIKITKDGMPAPGNPFIGKQGYKPEIYAYGVRNPQGLAIDPNGNLWDVEMGPRGGDEINLIQPGKNYGWGDVTYGIEYSGDKVGQGITQRQGTEQPVYYWDPVISPSGITFYTGSIDEWKGNLIIGCLSGEHIDRIVMKDNKVVGEERLLADQKERFRDVLNGIDGNLYAVTDSGKLYRISRK; this is encoded by the coding sequence ATGAAAATCAATCAATTTTATGTTCCGCTTCTAAGTGTTTTTCTTCTTTTATCTTCATGTAAAGAGAATCATGCCAACGCACAGCAAACCGGAAATGATGGAAGTGTAGAAACAGATAATCCCAATTCTAACTACAAACCAGCCTTTAAAGGACAAACAAGAATTAAAGCTGTAAAAACTGCCACACCCTATACTGTTGAAATTATCAACAAAGATCTCGGAAGGCCATGGGGAATCATCAATCTACCGGATGGAAGATTTCTTATTACAGATAAAAATGGTTTTATGAATGTTGTTTCAAAAGATGGAAAACAAGTTTCAAAAGTAGATGGCTTTCCAAAAGTTGATTCTAAAGGGCAGGGTGGAATGCTGGATGTCGCACTGGATCCCGATTTTCAAACCAACAATATAATTTACTTTAGTTTTTCAGAACCTTTTGGAAAAGGGAATTTAACCTCTGTTGCTAAAGGAAAACTATCTGCCGATCTTAAGAATATCTCCGGGATTAAAGTGATTTTCCGTGCAGAACCTTCTTATGACGGTGACAAGCATTATGGAAGCAGGCTGGCTTTTGATAAAGAAGGATATTTATTTGTAAGCACAGGAGAAAGATCGGATAAAGTAACCAGGGTGTATGCTCAGAAAACAGATAATTATTTAGGAAAAATTATAAAAATTACCAAAGACGGAATGCCTGCTCCAGGTAATCCATTCATAGGAAAACAGGGATATAAACCTGAAATCTATGCTTATGGGGTTAGGAATCCACAAGGATTGGCAATCGATCCAAACGGAAATCTTTGGGATGTAGAAATGGGTCCCAGAGGTGGTGATGAGATCAATTTAATTCAACCCGGAAAAAATTATGGTTGGGGAGATGTTACCTATGGAATTGAATATTCAGGAGATAAAGTAGGACAGGGCATCACCCAGAGACAGGGAACAGAGCAGCCGGTTTACTATTGGGATCCCGTGATTTCTCCCAGTGGAATTACTTTCTACACCGGAAGTATTGATGAATGGAAAGGAAATCTGATCATCGGATGTTTAAGCGGAGAACATATTGACAGAATTGTCATGAAAGATAATAAAGTGGTAGGAGAAGAACGCCTTCTTGCAGATCAGAAAGAACGCTTCCGGGATGTATTAAACGGAATAGACGGTAATCTATATGCTGTTACAGATAGCGGAAAACTCTATAGAATATCCAGGAAATAA
- a CDS encoding pyridoxal phosphate-dependent aminotransferase has translation MFSNNDINFEALKRKAYNGRWATLEDGIIPLTAADPDFRTAPEIEQGIIEYIKDGYLSYGPFSGLPEFKKSVAEYFNKEKHGSFSPENILAVNSAAQGMFLIASYVLNPGDEAIILDPVDFLFKKSVETAGGKVMLCPVNTITGEIDFEKMVSLIGPKTKLISICNPHNPLGKVYSKETLIKISQIASAHNLWVMSDEIWSDIIYDQKDFHTYSSVSKEAKNKSFTVYGFSKSFGIAGLRIGAVLCNDEEVLNDFTEKSNFNSTIEGVSTLSQIAGSVALEKAMPWYKEFLSHLQQNRDFTFRMLEKSEILTPNLPEATFVLFPKIENGMSSDEFAQHVLQQGKVAVVPGSERWFGKGAEGHIRICFSTSHEILEEGLTRIISSF, from the coding sequence ATGTTTAGCAATAACGATATCAATTTTGAAGCATTAAAGAGAAAAGCCTACAACGGAAGATGGGCCACTCTTGAAGATGGAATCATTCCTTTAACGGCAGCTGATCCGGATTTCAGAACCGCTCCTGAAATAGAGCAGGGAATTATCGAGTATATCAAAGACGGTTATCTGAGTTACGGCCCTTTTTCAGGACTCCCGGAGTTTAAGAAGAGTGTCGCAGAATATTTTAACAAAGAAAAACACGGATCTTTTTCTCCTGAAAATATACTTGCTGTTAACAGTGCCGCACAAGGTATGTTTTTGATTGCCTCCTACGTACTGAATCCTGGAGATGAAGCTATCATTCTTGATCCGGTAGATTTTCTGTTTAAAAAATCTGTAGAAACGGCCGGCGGAAAAGTAATGCTGTGCCCGGTAAATACGATAACCGGGGAGATTGATTTTGAAAAAATGGTTTCATTAATTGGTCCGAAAACAAAATTGATCAGCATTTGCAATCCCCACAATCCGCTCGGGAAGGTATATTCTAAAGAAACTTTAATAAAAATCTCTCAAATTGCTTCTGCTCATAATCTTTGGGTTATGAGTGATGAAATCTGGAGCGATATTATTTATGACCAAAAAGACTTTCATACCTATTCATCTGTTTCTAAAGAAGCAAAGAATAAGAGTTTTACGGTTTATGGTTTTTCAAAATCATTTGGAATTGCCGGGTTAAGAATCGGTGCTGTTTTGTGTAATGATGAGGAAGTACTGAATGACTTTACTGAAAAATCAAATTTCAACTCTACCATAGAAGGAGTTTCTACACTATCACAGATTGCCGGCAGTGTTGCTCTGGAAAAGGCAATGCCATGGTATAAGGAATTTTTATCTCACCTTCAGCAAAACAGAGATTTTACCTTTAGAATGCTGGAAAAATCGGAAATTCTTACCCCTAACCTTCCTGAGGCTACATTTGTTTTGTTTCCGAAAATTGAAAACGGAATGTCTAGTGATGAATTTGCCCAACATGTTCTTCAGCAGGGAAAAGTTGCGGTGGTTCCCGGCTCAGAAAGATGGTTCGGAAAAGGAGCAGAAGGACACATCAGGATATGCTTCTCTACGTCGCATGAAATTCTGGAAGAAGGGCTTACCAGAATTATATCAAGCTTTTAA
- a CDS encoding M56 family metallopeptidase: MIPIILKIILCSSIFIAVYYLFLEKEKMYRFNRFYLLSSLILSYIIPFITITLPSRETVSKPRLIIEETTQQIAAIQTGQSNLNWLNIIGLIYIMITLFLLVKSIAAILKIKKIKGEKRLYQDRKVVLTTENLSPFSFWNTIYMGRNYVKDNTIDPRIFLHEKGHLDQKHSIDLVLIDFFKIFTWFNPVIFLYKRAMIVNHEFLADEVVLQGKFNVKEYQKLILEEIINNQNLSLTHSFNFNNTKKRFTMMNAKKTKFGLLRKTAGITVLITAAALFSEKMYATEVVQTGEENTLTKLRNENVSEVPGAIPEIANTNSVAEANHEKVFNEKKETLSELKTEKLITIPDTIAPKAKTENNEGKNTNTSVNSNANENITQPEFPGGPRALREKIGKNMNTANLTLQKGVIKSVAYVHIDATGKTTDIKVSGDNEPLNRELLKTITDISNEITWKPGTQDGKAVASVLKIPATMSFEPN, encoded by the coding sequence ATGATACCCATTATTCTAAAAATAATTCTGTGTTCTTCCATTTTCATTGCGGTATACTACCTGTTTCTGGAAAAGGAAAAAATGTATAGGTTTAATCGGTTCTATTTGTTGAGTTCATTGATCCTTTCCTATATAATTCCTTTTATTACGATTACACTCCCTTCCCGGGAAACAGTTTCAAAGCCACGATTGATCATTGAAGAAACAACACAGCAGATTGCAGCCATCCAAACAGGACAATCAAACCTCAATTGGTTGAATATAATAGGACTTATTTACATAATGATTACTTTATTTTTATTGGTTAAAAGTATTGCAGCCATTTTAAAAATTAAAAAGATAAAAGGTGAAAAGCGTTTGTATCAAGATCGGAAAGTCGTACTTACCACAGAAAATCTTTCCCCATTCAGCTTTTGGAATACCATTTATATGGGAAGGAATTATGTAAAAGATAATACAATCGATCCGAGAATATTCCTGCATGAAAAGGGCCATCTTGATCAAAAACATAGCATAGACTTAGTTTTAATAGATTTTTTCAAAATTTTCACCTGGTTCAATCCTGTTATCTTTTTATACAAAAGAGCCATGATCGTCAATCATGAGTTTTTGGCAGATGAAGTCGTTCTACAAGGCAAATTCAATGTAAAAGAGTACCAGAAGCTGATTCTTGAGGAAATTATTAATAATCAGAATCTATCGCTCACCCATTCATTTAATTTTAATAACACTAAAAAACGATTTACCATGATGAACGCTAAAAAAACCAAATTCGGACTGTTGCGAAAAACAGCAGGCATAACAGTTCTCATTACCGCAGCGGCTTTATTTTCTGAAAAGATGTATGCTACCGAAGTAGTACAAACTGGAGAAGAAAATACCTTAACCAAACTCAGAAACGAGAATGTTTCAGAAGTACCTGGAGCAATTCCGGAAATAGCCAATACAAATTCTGTAGCTGAAGCTAATCATGAAAAAGTATTTAATGAAAAAAAAGAAACATTGTCCGAATTAAAAACTGAAAAACTAATAACCATTCCAGATACAATCGCTCCAAAGGCAAAAACAGAAAACAACGAAGGTAAAAACACAAACACTTCTGTAAACTCAAATGCTAACGAAAACATTACACAACCGGAATTTCCCGGCGGACCAAGAGCTTTGAGAGAAAAAATCGGCAAAAATATGAATACAGCTAATCTTACTCTACAAAAAGGGGTTATAAAATCTGTAGCTTATGTTCATATTGATGCCACAGGAAAAACAACGGACATCAAAGTTTCCGGAGACAATGAGCCCCTTAACCGGGAACTCTTAAAAACAATCACAGACATCAGCAATGAGATTACCTGGAAACCTGGAACACAGGATGGAAAAGCAGTAGCCTCGGTATTAAAAATACCTGCAACGATGTCCTTTGAACCCAATTAG
- the uvrB gene encoding excinuclease ABC subunit UvrB produces the protein MNFNLQSEYKPTGDQPQAIEKLTEGIEIGEKYQTLLGVTGSGKTFTVANVVQNVQRPTLVLAHNKTLAAQLFMEFKEFFPENAVEYFVSYYDYYQPEAYIATTGTYIEKDLSINEEVEKLRLSATASLLSGRRDVLIVASVSCIYGIGNPTEFHKSLISIAIGEKVTRTALLHSLVNALYARTLNEFQRGTFRVKGDVIDVFPAYADNAIRIQFFGDEIEKIQSFDPVTGNVEDNFDQIQIYPANLFVTSKETLNGAIKDIQDDMVKQVDFFSSIGKPLEAKRLQERTELDLEMIKELGYCSGIENYSRYLDGRLPGTRPFCLLDYFPKDFLMVIDESHVTVPQVHAMYGGDRSRKEALVEYGFRLPAAMDNRPLKFEEFEAIQNQVIYVSATPADYELEKTGGAYIEQIIRPTGLLDPIIEVRPSLNQIDDLMEEIRKRSDADERVLVTTLTKKMAEELTKYFTKFGIRTRYIHSDVETLERIQIMQDLRLGLFDVLIGVNLLREGLDLPEVSLVAILDADKEGMLRSRRSMIQTVGRAARNINGKAIMYADKITKSMQATLDETEYRRAKQIQYNDEKGVKPQALNKKISENLVGRSKDFPDEKYTQKEIMQKVAETKASYASEDIEKMIEQKQKEMEAAAKNLDFIKAAKLRDEIAALRA, from the coding sequence ATGAATTTTAATCTTCAATCAGAATATAAACCCACCGGAGACCAGCCTCAAGCCATCGAAAAATTAACGGAAGGCATTGAGATCGGAGAAAAATACCAGACCCTTCTTGGGGTAACGGGTTCCGGAAAAACCTTTACCGTTGCTAATGTTGTTCAAAATGTTCAGCGACCGACTTTAGTTTTAGCACACAATAAAACCCTGGCAGCCCAGCTTTTCATGGAGTTTAAAGAATTCTTCCCTGAAAATGCGGTTGAATATTTTGTCAGTTACTATGATTATTACCAACCGGAAGCTTATATCGCGACCACAGGAACCTATATTGAAAAAGACCTGAGCATCAATGAAGAAGTTGAAAAATTACGTCTTTCTGCAACAGCCAGCCTTCTTTCAGGGAGAAGAGATGTTTTGATTGTAGCTTCAGTTTCATGTATTTACGGTATCGGAAATCCTACAGAGTTTCATAAATCTCTAATTTCCATAGCTATTGGTGAAAAAGTAACGAGAACAGCCCTTCTTCATTCTTTGGTTAATGCCTTATATGCCAGAACATTAAACGAATTCCAAAGAGGTACATTCCGGGTAAAAGGAGATGTGATTGATGTTTTCCCTGCCTATGCTGATAATGCAATCAGAATCCAGTTTTTCGGAGATGAAATAGAAAAGATCCAAAGTTTCGATCCTGTAACAGGGAATGTGGAGGATAATTTTGATCAAATACAGATCTACCCTGCGAACCTTTTCGTGACGTCAAAAGAGACTTTAAACGGAGCGATCAAGGATATTCAGGATGACATGGTAAAACAGGTAGATTTTTTCAGCTCTATCGGAAAACCTCTGGAAGCAAAAAGACTTCAGGAAAGAACGGAACTTGATCTTGAAATGATTAAAGAATTGGGCTACTGCTCCGGAATTGAGAACTATTCCAGGTATCTGGACGGCAGGTTGCCAGGAACAAGACCTTTCTGCCTGCTTGATTATTTCCCTAAAGACTTTTTAATGGTTATTGACGAAAGCCACGTAACGGTTCCACAGGTTCATGCTATGTATGGAGGCGACCGAAGCAGAAAAGAAGCATTAGTGGAATACGGGTTCAGACTGCCGGCAGCAATGGATAACAGACCTTTAAAGTTTGAAGAATTTGAAGCGATTCAGAATCAGGTTATTTATGTTTCTGCAACTCCTGCCGACTATGAGTTGGAGAAAACCGGAGGCGCCTATATTGAACAAATTATCCGACCTACGGGATTGCTTGATCCAATTATCGAAGTAAGACCTTCTTTAAATCAAATTGATGATTTAATGGAAGAAATTCGAAAGAGATCGGATGCAGACGAAAGGGTTCTTGTCACCACTTTAACAAAAAAAATGGCGGAGGAATTAACGAAATACTTCACCAAATTCGGAATCAGAACGAGATATATTCACTCCGATGTTGAAACCCTGGAACGTATTCAGATTATGCAGGATCTACGTTTGGGGCTATTTGATGTTCTGATTGGGGTAAACCTCTTAAGAGAAGGATTGGATTTACCGGAAGTTTCACTGGTAGCAATTTTAGATGCGGATAAAGAGGGGATGTTGAGAAGCAGAAGATCAATGATCCAGACAGTCGGCCGTGCAGCAAGAAACATTAACGGAAAAGCCATTATGTATGCTGATAAGATTACCAAATCAATGCAGGCCACATTAGATGAAACAGAATATCGTCGCGCCAAGCAAATTCAGTACAATGATGAAAAAGGAGTAAAACCTCAGGCATTAAATAAAAAGATTTCCGAAAATCTTGTGGGCAGAAGCAAAGATTTCCCAGATGAAAAATATACTCAAAAGGAAATTATGCAAAAGGTAGCTGAAACTAAAGCCAGCTATGCAAGTGAAGATATCGAAAAGATGATTGAACAGAAGCAAAAAGAAATGGAAGCCGCAGCCAAGAATCTTGACTTTATCAAAGCAGCCAAATTGAGAGATGAAATTGCCGCTTTAAGAGCATAA
- a CDS encoding FAD-dependent monooxygenase, with the protein MNKIAVVGAGISGLSMANYLEKQNINYHIYERRQKEDLAGHGFLIPQEGIEYLSQIIDPSLLFEHGSFLKKYTQYTHTGKVLAEKDLNNVFAISRQSLVNLLAQQIPSEKITYGETVLFSNSDKKKLRHSDGSDIDADIAIISDGSKSRIRREIFKEEKMRTVRENEVVNIIKNKSIADRIENDFMKFHHEDGGLTFGILKLSADTILWYAQFDNEKYRINELPVTHLREYMIEIFTAWNPLVSSIIQNSSYENVHLWCVYELEELNPFYQDNIVFIGDAAHPLIPFTSQGVTSALKDSFTLTKYLVKEDNIEDAFRKYETERKPEIETHINNGRVLLNQFLLPLNQQTENILPISYK; encoded by the coding sequence ATGAACAAGATTGCTGTCGTGGGAGCTGGTATTTCCGGCTTAAGTATGGCGAATTACTTAGAAAAACAAAATATAAACTACCATATCTATGAAAGAAGACAAAAGGAAGATTTAGCTGGTCACGGATTCCTCATTCCTCAAGAGGGAATTGAATACCTATCTCAGATTATTGATCCTTCACTTCTTTTTGAACATGGAAGTTTTTTAAAAAAATACACCCAATATACTCATACAGGAAAAGTCCTGGCAGAAAAGGACCTCAACAACGTTTTCGCCATTTCAAGACAATCATTAGTCAATCTTTTAGCTCAACAAATTCCTTCTGAAAAAATAACCTACGGAGAAACTGTGTTATTCTCAAATTCGGATAAGAAAAAACTAAGGCATTCTGACGGATCTGATATTGATGCTGATATTGCTATTATTTCCGATGGTTCCAAAAGCAGAATCAGAAGAGAAATTTTCAAGGAAGAAAAAATGAGGACGGTCAGGGAAAATGAAGTCGTCAATATTATTAAAAACAAAAGCATTGCAGACCGTATTGAAAATGACTTTATGAAGTTTCATCATGAAGACGGAGGCCTTACTTTTGGAATATTGAAGCTTTCCGCCGATACTATACTTTGGTATGCTCAGTTTGATAATGAAAAATACCGGATCAATGAACTTCCGGTTACTCACTTAAGAGAATACATGATCGAGATCTTTACCGCCTGGAACCCTTTAGTCTCGTCAATTATTCAAAATTCCAGCTATGAAAACGTACATTTATGGTGTGTTTACGAATTAGAGGAACTCAACCCGTTCTATCAAGATAATATTGTATTCATTGGAGATGCGGCTCATCCTTTAATTCCTTTTACAAGCCAGGGAGTTACTTCAGCTTTGAAAGATTCTTTTACGTTAACGAAGTACTTAGTTAAAGAAGACAATATAGAAGACGCTTTCAGAAAGTATGAGACAGAAAGGAAGCCCGAAATAGAGACCCACATCAATAATGGCAGGGTTTTGCTGAACCAGTTTTTGCTTCCGCTTAACCAACAGACAGAAAATATTTTACCCATATCATACAAATAA